A genome region from Acidobacteriota bacterium includes the following:
- a CDS encoding ABC transporter permease has product MNALWQDLRYGARLMLKHPGFSLIAALTLALGIGANTAIFSMVYSILIRPLNYPESERIMTVWEDHTRRGGPQREWTSPPGYQDWRDQNTVFSHMAAMTGWGPTLTEAGEPERLVGANVGHEAFAVLGVKPMLGREFTPEEDTRGAAKVAIISHNLWQRHFSSDNAIVGKSIRLNGDSYTVVGVMPAGFQFPIVGMADVFSPWAPAQGPGCQRGCYTQRVFARLKPGVTLEQARTELTAIGQRVEHQFPEDNKNIGVTVTPLQEFLVGNMRDGMFALLLAVGVVLLMACANVANLLIVKAAARTREIAVRAALGASRWQIVRQLLTESMLLALIGGGLGVLIAYWLVDLLKRIAPDGTPRIEEIAINSRVLLFSLAASVLTGLLCGLAPALQATKPDLNQTLRDSGAGNKGSIGSGRIRSGLVVVEMALALTLLVGAGLLLRSFIKLQSVDPGFTAEHVLTARFGLPQSTYPKREQVANFHHQLQERLEALPGVQSVAYSSSVPMTGFDTDTGFVIEGRPIPPPDERPSSWFSVVSPEYFDTMKIALKQGRTFTAADQENAPKVVLISEATARRYWPNENPVGKRVGFGLEKPDWREIVGVVGDVHHFGLSLDSRPTMYFCSLQISRGVTNVLLRVQGDPLAYTPALRREVQALDKNLALSTTQSMEEAMASTIATPRLLMLLFGGFAVVALLLAALGIYGVMAYSVSLRTHEVGIRIALGASARNVLSLIVGQGMKLALIGVAIGLAASLAVTRLMKTLLFGVNATDPLTFGAIPMLLLAVVLLACWIPARRATKVDPMVALRYE; this is encoded by the coding sequence ATGAACGCACTCTGGCAGGATTTGCGCTACGGCGCGCGATTGATGCTGAAACATCCTGGTTTCAGTTTGATTGCTGCGTTGACGTTGGCTTTGGGCATCGGCGCGAACACGGCGATTTTCAGCATGGTGTACAGCATTTTAATTCGCCCGCTGAACTATCCGGAATCGGAACGGATTATGACCGTGTGGGAAGATCACACGAGGCGCGGAGGCCCGCAGCGCGAATGGACTTCGCCGCCGGGATATCAGGATTGGCGCGACCAGAACACGGTGTTTTCGCATATGGCGGCGATGACCGGTTGGGGGCCGACGCTGACCGAAGCCGGGGAGCCGGAGCGGCTGGTTGGAGCCAATGTTGGGCACGAAGCGTTTGCCGTGTTGGGCGTCAAACCGATGCTTGGACGCGAATTCACGCCGGAAGAAGACACGCGCGGAGCCGCCAAAGTCGCCATCATCAGCCACAATTTATGGCAGCGCCATTTCAGCAGCGACAATGCCATCGTTGGCAAATCCATTCGCTTGAACGGTGACAGTTACACCGTCGTCGGCGTGATGCCCGCCGGATTCCAATTTCCCATCGTTGGCATGGCCGACGTGTTTAGCCCTTGGGCGCCAGCGCAAGGTCCAGGATGCCAGCGCGGATGTTACACGCAACGCGTTTTTGCGCGGTTGAAACCGGGCGTGACATTGGAACAGGCGCGCACGGAATTGACGGCCATTGGGCAGCGCGTCGAACACCAATTTCCCGAAGACAATAAAAACATCGGCGTGACGGTAACTCCGTTGCAGGAATTTCTGGTTGGCAATATGCGCGACGGAATGTTCGCCTTGCTGTTGGCCGTAGGGGTGGTGTTGCTGATGGCTTGTGCGAATGTCGCCAATTTGCTGATTGTCAAGGCGGCAGCGCGAACGCGGGAAATCGCCGTCCGAGCCGCGCTGGGCGCAAGTCGCTGGCAAATCGTTCGCCAGTTATTGACCGAAAGCATGTTGCTGGCGCTGATTGGCGGCGGGTTGGGGGTGCTGATTGCGTATTGGCTGGTGGATTTGCTCAAACGCATTGCGCCGGATGGAACGCCGCGCATCGAAGAAATCGCCATCAACAGTCGCGTGTTGCTGTTCAGCCTGGCGGCGTCCGTATTGACGGGATTGCTGTGCGGATTGGCTCCGGCGCTGCAAGCGACCAAACCCGATTTGAATCAAACCCTGCGCGATTCCGGCGCGGGCAACAAAGGCAGCATCGGCAGCGGCCGCATTCGTTCCGGCTTGGTGGTTGTGGAAATGGCCCTGGCATTGACGCTGCTGGTTGGAGCGGGATTGTTGCTGCGCAGTTTTATCAAACTGCAAAGCGTTGATCCGGGATTCACTGCCGAACACGTGTTAACTGCGCGCTTCGGCTTGCCGCAAAGCACGTATCCGAAACGTGAACAAGTCGCCAATTTTCATCATCAGCTTCAGGAACGGTTGGAAGCGCTGCCCGGTGTGCAATCCGTTGCCTACAGTTCCTCCGTTCCAATGACCGGCTTTGACACTGACACAGGCTTCGTCATCGAAGGCCGCCCGATTCCTCCGCCGGATGAACGACCGAGTTCATGGTTCAGCGTGGTCAGTCCCGAATACTTCGACACGATGAAAATCGCGCTGAAACAGGGGCGAACGTTTACCGCAGCCGATCAGGAAAACGCGCCGAAAGTCGTCCTCATCAGCGAAGCCACGGCGCGGCGGTACTGGCCGAACGAAAACCCGGTGGGCAAACGCGTCGGCTTTGGTCTGGAAAAACCGGACTGGCGAGAAATCGTCGGCGTTGTCGGCGATGTTCACCATTTTGGATTGAGTCTGGATTCACGGCCCACAATGTATTTCTGCTCGCTGCAAATTTCGCGCGGCGTGACCAACGTTCTGCTGCGCGTACAGGGCGACCCCCTGGCTTACACGCCTGCGCTACGCCGCGAAGTACAGGCGCTCGACAAAAATCTGGCGCTTTCCACCACGCAATCCATGGAAGAGGCGATGGCTTCGACCATCGCCACGCCGCGATTGCTGATGTTGCTGTTTGGCGGATTTGCCGTGGTCGCGTTGCTGCTGGCGGCGTTGGGGATTTACGGCGTGATGGCCTATTCCGTTTCGCTGCGTACGCACGAAGTCGGGATTCGCATCGCGCTCGGCGCATCGGCAAGAAATGTGCTGTCGCTGATCGTCGGCCAGGGAATGAAGCTGGCATTGATTGGCGTCGCGATTGGGTTGGCGGCTTCGCTGGCGGTGACGCGGTTGATGAAAACGCTGCTGTTCGGCGTCAATGCAACCGATCCGCTGACATTTGGAGCGATTCCGATGTTGTTGCTGGCGGTTGTGTTGCTGGCGTGCTGGATTCCGGCGCGGCGAGCGACAAAGGTAGATCCGATGGTTGCGCTTCGCTATGAATGA
- a CDS encoding alpha/beta hydrolase, which produces MTKRSLLLSVWICCAIFTTATRAEMRKDIEFAKPGGFSLTLDAYVPDGKGPFPTVIIVHGGGFARGDKQTYVPPLFEPLSQAGFAWFTINYRMHPQFKFPAPVEDIEAAIRFVKTHAKEYKVDLSRVVLMGESAGGALVSFVGVQNKSAIKLAAVVPFYGVHDWQQRAEEEAAGKVGPSIWREFFSVPAGNSPEAIKRMKEVSAATYIKKGLPPFLLIHGTEDTQVNYQQSVVMQQRMKQAGNVCDLITVTGGPHGMGVITKFPDTKVKMIDWLRTTLKLNAGH; this is translated from the coding sequence ATGACGAAACGAAGCTTGTTGCTGTCGGTCTGGATTTGCTGCGCAATCTTCACGACCGCAACCCGCGCTGAGATGCGCAAAGACATTGAATTCGCCAAACCCGGCGGCTTCAGCCTCACGCTGGACGCGTATGTTCCGGATGGCAAGGGGCCGTTTCCCACGGTCATCATTGTTCACGGCGGAGGCTTTGCGCGCGGCGACAAGCAAACCTACGTGCCACCGCTATTTGAACCGCTCAGCCAAGCCGGGTTCGCATGGTTCACGATCAATTACCGCATGCATCCGCAGTTCAAATTCCCTGCTCCGGTAGAAGACATTGAAGCCGCCATCCGCTTCGTCAAAACGCACGCCAAAGAATACAAAGTGGATTTGAGCCGCGTGGTGTTGATGGGCGAATCTGCGGGCGGCGCGCTGGTTTCATTTGTCGGTGTGCAAAACAAAAGCGCGATCAAACTGGCAGCGGTCGTTCCGTTTTACGGCGTTCACGATTGGCAACAGCGCGCCGAAGAAGAGGCCGCAGGCAAAGTCGGCCCGAGCATCTGGCGCGAGTTTTTCAGCGTCCCGGCGGGAAATTCGCCCGAAGCCATCAAACGAATGAAGGAAGTGTCGGCAGCGACGTACATCAAGAAAGGCTTGCCGCCATTCCTGCTGATTCACGGCACGGAAGACACGCAGGTGAATTATCAGCAATCGGTCGTCATGCAGCAGCGAATGAAGCAGGCAGGCAATGTGTGCGACTTGATTACCGTCACAGGCGGGCCGCACGGAATGGGCGTCATCACCAAATTTCCAGACACGAAAGTGAAGATGATTGACTGGCTGAGAACTACGCTCAAACTCAATGCTGGCCATTGA
- a CDS encoding ABC transporter permease, with protein sequence MQTLWQDLRYGVRMLMKQKGVTAIAVLSLALGIGANTALFSIVDAMLLKLLPVKEPERLVLFQSVVNENFSYGSYSGSTRKDPETGKTIGTSFPYQSVQRMREEQKKQSALSDIFAFGNASLNLLADGQADVVTGQMVTGNYHSGLGVRPLLGRLLTDEDDQPSASPVAVLSYRYWQKRFGNDASVVGKQINLNNLAFTVIGVTQPGFDGAGQVGSTQDVTIPLSVEPQLNNDPKRSRLYGAGQWWLRMMGRLRLGATQQQAQAQMELAFQQSAVEQRAARNTQALANGGNAIAPLDPKDYPRLAVISGSQGEMNSRSYYAPSLYLLLGVVVMVLLIACANVANLLLSRASGRQKEIGVRLALGASRWRLMRQLLTESILLSVIGGALGLVFALWIKDGLLAVSDWGPKALEPRLDWRVLGFTMGLSVLTGIIFGLAPAWRATNVDLTPTLKDSGRGSSAASRSLLSRGLVVMQVALSLLLLVGAGLFVRTLLNLQRVDPGFNTQNLLLFSVSPSLIGYKDERLIQLYAQMTERLEALPGSPKVTFANVTLLSQSTNSSSFWLRDAVSAAPDAEGRIKPTGNSNMLFGRDNLIETLEIPLLAGRTFNRQDDERAPRVAVVNQTFANKYFPGESPVGKRFTFDPKKPDEIEIIGLVKDAKYATQREDTRPTTYMPWRQEQRVMSGANFYLRTTGDPSALVAAVRQAVRDVDQNLPLTGIKTQAERATETLQMERLFAKLVTLFGLLAQQLAAIGLFGVLAYAVSQRTHEIGIRMALGASQSEVLKMILRQGMVLALLGVALGLGGAYVLTKYLESQMQLSKMLFGIKPTDPMTYGVMAVLLTVVAWIACYLPARRATKVDPMIALRYE encoded by the coding sequence ATGCAAACACTCTGGCAGGATTTGCGCTATGGCGTGCGAATGTTGATGAAGCAAAAAGGCGTCACGGCAATCGCCGTGTTGTCTTTAGCCCTGGGAATTGGCGCGAACACGGCGCTGTTCAGCATCGTGGATGCGATGTTGCTGAAACTGCTGCCGGTCAAGGAGCCGGAAAGATTGGTGTTGTTTCAATCGGTCGTCAATGAAAATTTCAGCTACGGCAGTTACAGCGGCAGTACGCGCAAAGACCCCGAAACAGGCAAGACCATCGGCACGTCGTTTCCGTACCAAAGCGTCCAGCGGATGCGAGAAGAGCAGAAGAAACAAAGCGCGCTGTCGGACATTTTTGCTTTCGGCAATGCCAGCTTAAATTTGTTGGCTGATGGGCAAGCCGATGTTGTCACAGGGCAAATGGTGACAGGGAATTACCACTCAGGATTGGGCGTGCGACCGTTGCTTGGACGTTTGCTGACTGATGAGGATGACCAACCGTCGGCTAGTCCGGTTGCCGTGCTGAGTTATCGGTACTGGCAAAAACGCTTCGGCAATGATGCCTCTGTCGTGGGCAAACAGATCAATCTTAACAACCTGGCGTTTACGGTGATTGGCGTCACGCAGCCCGGATTTGATGGCGCGGGACAGGTTGGTTCGACGCAGGACGTGACGATTCCACTGTCGGTGGAACCGCAACTCAACAACGATCCGAAACGTTCGCGGCTGTACGGCGCGGGACAATGGTGGTTGCGGATGATGGGACGGTTGCGTCTGGGCGCGACGCAGCAACAGGCGCAGGCGCAGATGGAACTCGCATTCCAGCAATCCGCCGTCGAACAGCGCGCCGCGCGCAACACGCAAGCTCTGGCCAATGGGGGAAACGCCATTGCTCCGCTTGATCCAAAAGATTATCCGCGGTTGGCGGTCATTTCCGGCAGCCAGGGCGAAATGAACTCGCGCAGCTATTACGCGCCATCGCTGTATTTACTGCTGGGCGTGGTCGTTATGGTCTTGCTGATTGCCTGCGCGAACGTCGCGAATTTGCTGCTGTCGCGCGCTTCCGGACGGCAAAAAGAGATCGGCGTACGGTTGGCGCTGGGCGCAAGCCGCTGGCGGTTGATGCGGCAGTTGCTGACTGAAAGCATTTTGCTTTCGGTGATTGGCGGAGCATTGGGATTGGTCTTCGCGCTGTGGATCAAGGATGGTTTGCTGGCGGTCAGCGATTGGGGGCCAAAAGCGTTGGAGCCGAGATTGGACTGGCGCGTGCTCGGATTCACGATGGGGTTGTCGGTGTTGACCGGCATCATCTTTGGCTTGGCTCCGGCATGGCGCGCAACCAACGTGGATTTGACGCCGACATTGAAAGACAGCGGGCGTGGTTCCAGCGCAGCCTCGCGTTCCTTGCTCAGCCGTGGCTTGGTTGTTATGCAGGTCGCGCTGTCGTTATTGCTGCTGGTCGGCGCGGGATTGTTTGTGCGCACGCTGTTGAATTTGCAGCGCGTTGATCCGGGCTTCAACACGCAAAACCTGTTGCTGTTCAGCGTGTCGCCGAGTTTGATCGGATACAAAGACGAACGGTTGATCCAACTTTATGCGCAAATGACCGAGCGATTGGAGGCTTTGCCCGGCTCGCCCAAAGTCACCTTTGCCAACGTCACTTTGTTGTCGCAGAGCACCAATTCCAGCAGTTTTTGGCTGCGCGACGCGGTCAGCGCAGCGCCGGATGCCGAAGGCCGCATCAAACCGACGGGCAACAGCAATATGTTGTTTGGACGCGATAACCTGATCGAAACGCTGGAAATTCCGCTGCTGGCCGGACGCACATTCAACCGGCAGGATGACGAACGCGCGCCGCGGGTCGCCGTCGTCAATCAAACCTTTGCCAACAAGTATTTTCCCGGCGAATCTCCGGTCGGAAAACGCTTCACCTTCGATCCGAAAAAGCCGGATGAAATCGAAATTATCGGTTTGGTGAAAGACGCCAAATACGCCACGCAGCGCGAAGATACGCGCCCCACGACTTACATGCCCTGGCGGCAGGAACAGCGTGTGATGTCCGGCGCGAATTTCTATCTGCGCACCACGGGCGACCCAAGCGCGTTGGTCGCTGCCGTGCGCCAAGCCGTACGCGACGTAGACCAAAACCTGCCGCTCACCGGCATCAAAACACAGGCAGAACGCGCCACCGAAACGCTGCAAATGGAACGGTTGTTTGCCAAACTCGTCACGTTGTTCGGATTGTTGGCGCAACAACTTGCGGCGATTGGGTTGTTCGGCGTGCTGGCCTACGCCGTGTCGCAACGTACACACGAAATCGGCATTCGCATGGCGCTCGGCGCTTCGCAATCCGAAGTGTTGAAAATGATTTTGCGGCAGGGAATGGTTCTGGCGCTGCTGGGTGTTGCGCTGGGTTTAGGCGGCGCGTACGTGCTGACGAAATACCTGGAAAGCCAGATGCAGCTTTCCAAAATGCTGTTCGGCATCAAACCGACTGATCCGATGACCTATGGCGTGATGGCTGTATTGTTGACCGTCGTCGCGTGGATTGCGTGCTACCTTCCGGCGCGTCGAGCGACGAAGGTAGACCCGATGATTGCGCTTCGATATGAGTAG